AGCGGCTCTGTGCCTCGGAGGGTTTGCCCAATCTATTCGAAGAGGTTGTCTGGTCCCGTATGTGTGGCGAGGGGCCGTCACCACAAATCCACTACCTCCCTGTGCATTTCGTCGAGCAAGGAAGTGTCGTCGATCTGAATAACTGAGTATAACTTATATTTTTTGATTAGATATTGTCATGATCGGAGAGCGTAGCCTGAGGAACTATGTGCATCGCCCGCCGGAGGAACTCTACGACCTCACCGACGATCCCGCAGAGGTCCACAATCTGGCCGATGATCCGGATTACGCAGCATTGCTCGCTGGATTTCGTGAAGAGCTTGAGACCTGGCAACAGGACACGCTCGATCCGTGGTTCTATAGGGACGGGATTTCCGTGCGGGCCGTGGAACATCACATGGATAAGGGGCTGCGCCTTCCCAATCGATTTGATCTAGACACGCAAGATCCGAGTAGCTGACACGCGTATGAAAAATCGCCGAATGGCATGGTTTGGATTGTCAGCGATGTCCGCGCGGTTTTTCACCGAGACATTACAGGCAC
This region of Paracoccus saliphilus genomic DNA includes:
- a CDS encoding sulfatase/phosphatase domain-containing protein, with protein sequence MIGERSLRNYVHRPPEELYDLTDDPAEVHNLADDPDYAALLAGFREELETWQQDTLDPWFYRDGISVRAVEHHMDKGLRLPNRFDLDTQDPSS